A genomic stretch from Telmatocola sphagniphila includes:
- a CDS encoding transposase, whose translation MSGEARKKLRSQMHDFRRRPEDLKPEQVQALEDLFEKVPSLGTIYHLRWEATKIFDSAPNRAEASRLLEDWIVQARETEMDWEPFITMLKNNWEGILAYFEERKSSGPVEGLNTKIRVVLRRSYGIQSLTTLWTRILLDVNWAAKKLGPTIAEIRGFVNQIQKHFSGCYT comes from the coding sequence TTGAGCGGGGAAGCCCGCAAGAAGCTGCGTTCTCAGATGCACGACTTCCGGCGTCGTCCCGAGGATTTGAAACCGGAGCAGGTCCAGGCCCTCGAGGATTTGTTCGAGAAGGTGCCTTCGTTGGGAACGATCTACCATCTGCGTTGGGAGGCGACCAAAATCTTCGATAGTGCCCCCAACCGAGCCGAAGCCTCGCGACTGTTGGAAGATTGGATCGTCCAGGCCCGCGAGACCGAGATGGATTGGGAGCCGTTCATCACGATGCTCAAGAATAACTGGGAGGGGATCTTAGCCTACTTCGAGGAACGCAAAAGCAGCGGCCCGGTGGAGGGTCTGAATACCAAGATTCGGGTAGTGCTACGCCGAAGTTATGGAATTCAGAGTCTAACTACGCTCTGGACGAGAATACTCCTGGACGTGAATTGGGCCGCGAAAAAATTAGGGCCGACCATTGCGGAGATTCGCGGCTTCGTCAACCAGATCCAGAAGCATTTCTCTGGATGCTACACCTAG
- the tnpC gene encoding IS66 family transposase, with the protein MIKLQNRAAEALQAPYQELALALPGEAVLNGDESPTKEGLAKAWTWTFVAATFSVFALRTSRKAQVVLEFLGDSFTGVLGCDRAKMYWAFGRLQWCWAHLLRDFQSLIDRPCPVARRLGHDLQRQTRAMFELWNRVRDGTLSHKAFGEQMIPIRSEVEALLLRGKFDPKLRGFCSELWKYRARLWTFVDVEGVEPTNNAAERALRPAVIWRKLCFGTQSAQGSRFVERMLTAIETCRQQKRNSFAWMTQAVQAHFAQEKAPSLLARA; encoded by the coding sequence ATGATCAAACTGCAGAACCGAGCCGCCGAAGCCTTGCAAGCCCCCTACCAGGAGTTGGCCTTAGCCTTGCCTGGGGAAGCGGTCCTCAACGGCGACGAATCGCCCACCAAAGAAGGGCTCGCCAAAGCCTGGACCTGGACTTTTGTAGCCGCGACTTTCAGCGTCTTCGCTCTCCGCACCAGCCGCAAAGCCCAGGTGGTCCTCGAATTCCTGGGCGATTCATTTACCGGCGTTCTAGGCTGCGACCGGGCCAAGATGTATTGGGCTTTCGGACGCTTGCAGTGGTGCTGGGCTCATTTGCTCCGCGACTTCCAAAGCCTCATCGATCGCCCCTGTCCGGTCGCTCGACGCTTAGGACACGACTTGCAACGACAGACTCGGGCGATGTTCGAACTCTGGAATCGCGTTCGGGACGGAACCCTCAGCCATAAAGCGTTCGGCGAACAAATGATCCCCATACGAAGCGAAGTCGAAGCCTTGCTCTTGCGAGGAAAATTCGATCCGAAGCTGCGTGGCTTTTGCTCCGAACTCTGGAAATACCGGGCTCGGCTTTGGACGTTCGTCGATGTCGAAGGAGTAGAGCCCACCAATAATGCCGCCGAGCGGGCTTTGCGGCCCGCGGTCATTTGGCGGAAGTTATGCTTTGGAACCCAATCGGCCCAGGGGAGTCGGTTCGTTGAACGAATGCTGACCGCGATCGAAACTTGTCGTCAGCAGAAACGGAACTCATTCGCCTGGATGACTCAAGCGGTACAGGCTCACTTTGCCCAAGAGAAAGCCCCTTCTCTCTTGGCCAGGGCGTGA
- a CDS encoding AAA family ATPase — MKTLVPDCAALQAHFALLRSELASGLIERDEEIDLCLTALIAQEHLLLVSPPGCAKSLLLDSLLKATGGSKFSILLTKFTVPEEVFGPISIQGLKEDRFQRITTSKLPEADFAFIDEVFKASSAILNTLLKILNERTFDAGEGSLRKVPLKLCVAASNEWPAPESAQELAALFDRFTLRKSLSPIRSQAGRKKLLWNREHTPKVSVHLKPSDLEAARRYARELPWSIPAQEAFETILKDLAKEGVQPGDRRQFKAVGIVQAYAFLQGAEQVEPEHLEVAAHVLWDDPKEQPAKVAQVIARIANPIGMRLNQLLLEVEQVLSSTDVRKLPETAKAAAKLGEIDKQLSELKSNDRVTRTRNYVREQLRQLKLASLEAI; from the coding sequence ATGAAAACCCTCGTTCCCGACTGCGCGGCCCTGCAGGCCCATTTCGCTTTGCTCCGTTCGGAATTGGCTTCTGGCCTGATCGAACGCGACGAAGAAATCGATCTCTGCCTCACCGCCCTGATCGCCCAAGAGCATCTGCTCTTGGTCTCGCCTCCGGGCTGTGCCAAATCGCTGCTGCTCGATTCCCTCCTGAAAGCCACCGGCGGCTCCAAGTTCTCGATCCTGTTAACCAAGTTCACCGTCCCCGAAGAGGTCTTCGGTCCCATATCCATACAGGGACTGAAGGAAGACCGCTTCCAGAGGATCACCACGAGTAAACTGCCCGAAGCCGACTTCGCCTTCATCGATGAAGTCTTCAAGGCTTCCTCGGCGATCCTGAATACCCTTCTGAAGATTCTCAATGAACGGACCTTCGATGCCGGCGAAGGTTCTTTACGCAAAGTCCCCCTCAAGCTTTGCGTCGCGGCTTCCAACGAATGGCCGGCTCCGGAGAGTGCTCAGGAACTTGCCGCGCTGTTCGACCGCTTCACTCTGCGCAAGAGTTTATCCCCGATTCGCTCGCAGGCGGGTCGGAAGAAGCTGCTCTGGAATCGGGAGCATACTCCCAAGGTCTCCGTGCACTTGAAACCGAGCGATCTGGAAGCCGCCCGCCGCTATGCCCGAGAATTGCCCTGGTCGATTCCGGCTCAGGAAGCCTTTGAAACCATTCTCAAAGACCTGGCTAAAGAAGGCGTTCAGCCGGGCGATCGCCGCCAGTTCAAGGCGGTCGGCATCGTGCAGGCGTATGCCTTTTTGCAGGGGGCCGAGCAGGTCGAACCGGAACATCTGGAAGTAGCCGCGCATGTTCTTTGGGACGATCCGAAAGAACAGCCCGCCAAGGTCGCTCAAGTGATTGCCCGCATCGCCAATCCCATCGGCATGCGGTTGAATCAGCTTCTGTTAGAAGTCGAGCAGGTTCTCTCCTCGACCGATGTCCGCAAGCTGCCCGAGACGGCCAAAGCCGCCGCCAAGCTCGGCGAGATCGACAAGCAGCTGAGTGAATTGAAGTCCAATGACCGGGTCACCCGAACCCGGAACTACGTTCGCGAACAGCTCCGACAACTCAAACTCGCCTCGCTGGAGGCGATCTAA
- a CDS encoding WD40 repeat domain-containing serine/threonine protein kinase, translating into MKTCPDQNALTQLLEEQLAPNRLEELLQHIEHCLNCQNQLQDRTDQEMTSWSPFFSPLREKPEPTPEQPTYLPAFLESHRPPHSASPLDALSEAPWPSVDGYELLRVLGRGGSGVVYEARQRTLDRVVALKLLRADLVRDPRVRERLQQEAAILSRMQHPNIVSVFDFLESEGSPCLALELVRGGTLASWSAKTPVATRVAVEILIPITRAIEYAHSLGILHRDLKPSNVLLATSETAPRPNSEKSGIPPEAIKVTDFGLAKYFGSAENLERSLTETGMIVGTPSYLAPELASQPSSKLGPAADIYSLGAILYELLTGRPPFQADTPLNTLLLAIQEEPLSVARLQPQVPRDLGTICMKCLEKDPRKRYGQAEDLRKDLERFQAGENILARPLGTLEKATRLVRRHPSQSLLILTLGLVLIGSLAAVGNQYQKTRGALGDLTQRTQSEARAHEAADRARERSERASLELLLDQSVTLCQKDDLASGLQGLASGLERAGAADFPDLKSVLAKNLQAWKNQTLLPRVSPRFGSSVTSLAFDSRGQKILVGLWGNKDQKPGPGEARLWDVATWKPLSPPLPHPGAVLAVAMSPDDRYLLTGSFDGSVKLWDSSSGQPIWESSREFQRVFSVAFRPDGRHFAAAGLSNDPKFPGEARIWNLLSKERAFPAIRQSGILTCLSYSPNSQWLVTAGSSSWGEDRLHSAGECRQWNADTGTPVGPALMHSGLVRSAVYSPEGNTLLTGGVDQAVISWNRQTGQRQPPLLLQEFGIQSLTCSKEGRFLLSGGGRSDKESPVQKAACLWDAETGARLMAPLIQSDDVSAVAFRPEHPAFATGGRDGKVQLWEFASLLPAWEKRYATPLSAVSYSPDGRFLAVAGDQKSPARGLIELLDVSEPSRTYRFGEGWDPVEALAFTPDSRSLAVSYRGNARVELYEVPSGKRIRPPLPHAGTPRQLSFSPDGRKLLAFTPGAVGVLWDLTSGRPLWECQHQGNPIQATALSPDAKVLLTGGKDGVVRSYSAENGQFLRELARTSGTILSLNFHEDSQEYYVGDAESHLSVGNLDSEEPPNPLLSHTRSAVQKILPLNFSHRVLTLTQNAYSQFGEIWIWDLSQNKAEVKQAWGLNATKVLYNAPTQTFLTADGNRNLQLWDAVTGRTIGPARKHPGHITGFDFAPDGASYAVVGEKGYLRIWKTP; encoded by the coding sequence ATGAAAACCTGTCCCGATCAAAATGCTCTGACGCAGTTGCTCGAAGAGCAGTTGGCCCCCAACCGGCTCGAGGAGCTGCTCCAGCATATCGAACACTGTTTGAATTGTCAGAATCAACTCCAGGACCGGACGGACCAGGAAATGACCTCCTGGAGCCCGTTCTTTTCCCCGCTTCGCGAGAAGCCGGAACCAACTCCCGAGCAACCGACTTATCTTCCGGCCTTCCTCGAGTCCCACCGGCCTCCCCACTCCGCTTCTCCCCTCGATGCTCTTTCCGAGGCCCCCTGGCCTTCGGTCGACGGCTACGAACTTCTCCGAGTCTTAGGACGCGGAGGAAGCGGCGTTGTCTATGAAGCGCGGCAACGGACGCTCGACCGAGTCGTTGCCCTGAAACTGCTTCGCGCCGACTTAGTCCGCGATCCGCGGGTTCGAGAGCGGCTCCAACAGGAAGCGGCGATCCTCTCCCGGATGCAACACCCCAACATCGTGAGCGTCTTCGATTTCCTGGAGTCGGAGGGCTCTCCCTGCCTGGCTCTGGAATTGGTTCGGGGGGGGACGCTCGCGAGCTGGAGCGCTAAAACTCCGGTAGCGACCCGGGTCGCCGTCGAAATCTTAATTCCCATCACGCGAGCCATCGAATACGCCCATTCCCTGGGCATCCTGCATCGGGATCTGAAACCCAGCAACGTATTGCTAGCCACTTCCGAGACTGCGCCCCGGCCAAACTCCGAGAAATCGGGAATTCCTCCCGAAGCGATCAAGGTCACCGATTTTGGCTTGGCCAAATACTTTGGCAGCGCAGAAAATCTCGAACGCTCTTTGACCGAAACCGGGATGATCGTGGGTACCCCGTCCTACCTGGCCCCGGAACTCGCCAGCCAACCTTCCTCGAAGCTGGGCCCGGCCGCGGATATCTATTCGCTCGGCGCGATCTTGTATGAACTGCTCACCGGACGTCCGCCCTTCCAGGCCGACACCCCACTGAACACCCTACTGCTGGCAATTCAGGAAGAACCGCTTTCGGTGGCGCGCCTGCAACCCCAAGTTCCGCGCGATCTCGGGACGATCTGCATGAAGTGCCTGGAGAAAGATCCGCGCAAGCGCTATGGCCAAGCCGAAGATTTGCGCAAAGACCTCGAGCGATTCCAAGCGGGGGAAAACATCCTGGCCCGCCCGCTGGGAACGCTGGAAAAAGCGACGAGACTCGTTCGGCGGCACCCGTCGCAATCACTATTGATCCTGACCCTGGGGCTGGTTTTGATCGGATCTTTGGCCGCCGTGGGGAATCAGTATCAGAAGACCCGAGGGGCGCTTGGGGATCTGACCCAACGGACCCAATCCGAAGCCCGCGCCCACGAAGCCGCCGATCGCGCGCGGGAGCGATCGGAACGAGCCTCCCTGGAACTGCTTTTGGATCAAAGCGTGACGCTGTGCCAAAAAGACGATCTGGCGAGTGGGTTACAGGGGCTGGCCTCCGGACTCGAGCGGGCCGGCGCGGCCGATTTTCCCGATTTGAAATCGGTGTTGGCCAAGAATCTTCAAGCCTGGAAAAATCAAACGCTCCTTCCGAGAGTCAGTCCGCGCTTCGGGTCTTCGGTCACCTCGCTGGCGTTTGATAGTCGGGGACAAAAAATACTCGTCGGTCTGTGGGGTAACAAGGATCAAAAACCTGGCCCGGGCGAAGCCCGGCTCTGGGACGTGGCTACCTGGAAACCCCTGAGCCCCCCTCTGCCGCACCCGGGAGCCGTATTGGCCGTCGCCATGAGCCCGGACGATCGCTACCTGCTCACCGGGAGTTTCGACGGTTCGGTGAAACTCTGGGACAGCTCCTCGGGGCAACCGATCTGGGAATCTTCGCGGGAATTTCAACGCGTTTTCAGTGTGGCTTTTCGCCCGGATGGACGGCACTTTGCCGCGGCGGGACTTTCGAATGACCCGAAATTCCCCGGGGAGGCGCGGATTTGGAATTTGCTCTCAAAAGAGAGGGCCTTTCCGGCCATACGGCAGTCGGGAATCCTCACCTGCCTCTCGTATAGTCCCAATAGTCAGTGGCTGGTCACGGCGGGGAGTAGTTCGTGGGGAGAAGATCGACTTCACTCCGCGGGAGAATGTCGTCAATGGAATGCCGATACCGGAACTCCGGTCGGTCCCGCTTTGATGCACTCGGGATTAGTTCGAAGCGCCGTCTATAGTCCGGAGGGGAATACGCTACTCACCGGAGGAGTGGACCAAGCGGTGATTTCTTGGAATCGTCAAACCGGTCAGCGTCAGCCTCCCTTGCTTCTCCAGGAGTTTGGAATTCAATCCTTAACGTGTTCGAAGGAGGGCCGCTTCCTCCTGAGTGGCGGCGGACGATCGGATAAAGAATCACCGGTCCAAAAAGCGGCCTGTCTCTGGGATGCCGAGACGGGAGCGCGCTTGATGGCCCCCTTAATCCAATCCGACGACGTGTCGGCGGTGGCCTTTCGACCCGAGCACCCTGCCTTTGCTACCGGAGGCCGCGACGGCAAAGTCCAACTCTGGGAATTCGCGAGTCTTCTCCCGGCCTGGGAAAAACGCTACGCGACGCCGTTATCGGCCGTGTCGTATAGCCCAGATGGGCGATTTCTCGCCGTCGCCGGGGATCAGAAGAGTCCCGCTCGAGGCTTAATCGAACTTTTGGACGTCTCCGAGCCGAGTCGAACTTACCGCTTCGGTGAAGGCTGGGATCCGGTGGAGGCCCTCGCGTTCACGCCCGATAGCCGTAGCCTCGCCGTCAGTTATCGAGGAAACGCTCGGGTCGAACTCTACGAGGTCCCCTCGGGAAAAAGAATTCGGCCGCCGCTTCCGCACGCCGGAACGCCGCGCCAGCTCTCGTTTTCGCCCGATGGCCGTAAGCTGCTGGCGTTTACCCCCGGGGCCGTCGGAGTCCTCTGGGATTTGACGTCTGGTCGGCCCCTTTGGGAATGTCAGCATCAAGGCAACCCCATTCAGGCGACGGCGTTGAGTCCCGACGCCAAAGTCCTGTTAACCGGAGGAAAAGATGGGGTGGTCCGATCCTACTCGGCCGAAAACGGCCAATTTCTGCGGGAACTGGCGCGCACTTCCGGAACCATCCTTTCCTTGAATTTCCACGAGGATTCCCAGGAGTATTACGTCGGCGATGCAGAGTCTCATCTGTCGGTGGGGAATCTCGACTCGGAAGAACCGCCGAACCCGCTGTTATCGCATACCCGCTCGGCGGTGCAGAAGATTCTTCCCTTGAATTTTTCCCATCGCGTGCTGACCCTCACTCAAAACGCCTACAGTCAGTTCGGCGAAATTTGGATTTGGGATCTGTCCCAGAATAAAGCGGAAGTGAAGCAGGCTTGGGGCTTAAACGCCACAAAAGTGCTTTACAACGCTCCGACGCAGACTTTCCTCACCGCGGATGGCAATCGCAATTTACAACTGTGGGATGCGGTGACCGGGCGGACGATTGGGCCCGCCCGAAAACATCCGGGCCACATCACCGGCTTTGACTTTGCCCCCGATGGAGCCAGCTACGCCGTCGTCGGGGAAAAGGGCTATCTCCGCATCTGGAAAACCCCCTGA
- a CDS encoding RNA polymerase sigma factor gives MVRLSDTPTPVSLLGQLHRAPSDPQAWERFVNHYGPKIHAWCRSWNLQYADAQDITQIVLLKVAAQLKEFEYDPQRSFRSWLKTVTFHSWRDQARKENRAASPRSEEALVFLEATEAKQSLARTLEEAFDEELLGLASARVRLRVAPKTWEAFRLSSLEQLPGAVVAERLGMKVAMVYIARSRVLKLLRSELIQLDPSLGENENPDS, from the coding sequence TTGGTCAGGCTCTCCGACACTCCCACGCCTGTTTCTCTTCTCGGCCAGCTCCATCGCGCCCCATCCGACCCGCAGGCCTGGGAACGGTTTGTGAATCATTATGGACCCAAAATCCATGCGTGGTGTCGGTCCTGGAATTTGCAGTACGCCGATGCCCAGGATATCACGCAAATCGTGCTGCTCAAAGTGGCCGCGCAGCTGAAAGAATTCGAATATGATCCCCAGCGCAGTTTCCGCAGCTGGCTCAAAACGGTGACCTTTCATTCCTGGCGCGATCAGGCTCGCAAAGAGAACCGCGCTGCCTCCCCGCGATCGGAGGAAGCCCTGGTATTTCTGGAAGCCACCGAAGCCAAACAATCGCTGGCGCGCACTCTGGAAGAGGCCTTCGATGAAGAGCTGCTCGGTTTAGCGAGCGCTCGCGTGCGCCTGCGTGTCGCTCCGAAGACCTGGGAAGCCTTTCGACTCAGTTCACTCGAGCAGCTTCCCGGCGCTGTCGTGGCCGAGCGCCTCGGGATGAAGGTCGCCATGGTCTATATTGCCCGCAGTCGGGTGCTGAAGCTGCTGCGTTCCGAATTGATCCAACTCGATCCGAGTCTAGGCGAAAACGAGAATCCGGATTCTTAG
- a CDS encoding GYF domain-containing protein, which produces MNSSSLAPVQYWLLIADLPTGPFTVEQVHAEISAGRVHGDTRASLVGGQEWQPLRQFPGFGTLEEKPLPKPPTLLQNSPAPLVPYPKNATSGSPTLPTSPPAPDRLSLAIFLGMALGTLGILGWLGYQVNEWLRPYTPMEVCQKLQEAKTPIEAKNYTTPRMQTWIEQLYKEQTPEDPNDQFEFTRETDGPQPGIKMVGFRGSTWFSEVGQRKKMEGYFRLILSSGWKIDDMVFTGVEGMALEKPVSIVELFQSEAARNAASKFKSTNQGTLPPAPRRGLAGAYDSIQNQLGWGRFFVLLLVAGGILGLWEKIKK; this is translated from the coding sequence ATGAATAGTAGTTCTCTGGCCCCCGTTCAATACTGGCTCCTGATCGCCGATTTGCCCACGGGTCCCTTTACCGTGGAACAAGTACACGCTGAGATTTCCGCCGGGCGGGTCCATGGGGACACGCGCGCCAGTCTGGTCGGCGGTCAGGAGTGGCAACCGTTACGACAGTTCCCCGGTTTCGGAACGCTCGAGGAAAAGCCCCTTCCCAAACCTCCCACTCTTCTCCAGAACAGCCCCGCACCACTCGTCCCTTACCCCAAGAATGCAACCTCGGGATCTCCAACCCTTCCCACTTCCCCGCCCGCACCCGATCGATTGTCGCTGGCGATCTTCCTCGGCATGGCTCTCGGAACGCTCGGGATTCTCGGCTGGCTGGGGTATCAAGTCAATGAATGGTTACGGCCTTATACCCCCATGGAGGTCTGCCAGAAATTGCAGGAGGCGAAAACGCCGATCGAAGCTAAGAATTACACCACACCCCGGATGCAAACCTGGATCGAACAACTTTACAAGGAGCAAACCCCCGAGGATCCCAACGACCAGTTCGAGTTCACCCGCGAAACCGATGGTCCCCAGCCGGGGATCAAAATGGTAGGCTTTCGCGGCTCGACCTGGTTTTCGGAGGTGGGCCAAAGAAAGAAAATGGAGGGGTACTTTCGGTTGATCCTATCCAGCGGTTGGAAGATCGACGATATGGTCTTTACCGGAGTCGAGGGAATGGCCTTGGAGAAACCCGTTTCGATCGTTGAACTCTTTCAGAGTGAGGCCGCGCGAAACGCAGCAAGCAAGTTCAAAAGTACCAATCAGGGGACTTTGCCGCCGGCGCCTCGTCGAGGTCTGGCGGGGGCCTACGATAGTATCCAGAATCAGCTCGGCTGGGGCCGTTTCTTCGTCCTCCTGTTGGTAGCCGGCGGTATCCTTGGGCTGTGGGAAAAGATCAAGAAGTAG
- a CDS encoding serine hydrolase domain-containing protein, which produces MRTLKIGSSLFSLLVLLSNAFGQEHSSTGRAGPGLEGIDKVLQETVQKHKIAGASLAISKDGRLVFAKGYGWANIAEKTPVEPRTLFNVASCTKPFTGVAILKLVEAGKLKLDDKAFRIVKSIKPPPGVKVDPRYYEITVRQLLHHASGLPRDGKHKRDAAAIADFISENMRDPLEFDPGTKSVYSNLGFLLLREVVKAAAGEDYESYTIQHVLTPAGIKDMRLDTKETGYFPKEAHRYVGSERKELPGGTKNQIKGDGCWIASPIDFVKFLTALEGTRGKPLLTKASYREMLAPLPSLPSKDKHNGLGWDSVIAEKEGKYLYEKNGGIAGIATYMEHLPSNVDYAVFFNTSADKEDSEKPDGANAWRKELIEAIRKQEHWPKIDLFEKF; this is translated from the coding sequence ATGAGGACGCTGAAAATCGGCAGTTCGCTTTTCTCTTTACTGGTCCTCCTCTCGAATGCTTTTGGCCAAGAACACTCGTCCACCGGAAGGGCGGGTCCGGGGCTGGAGGGGATCGATAAAGTCCTGCAGGAGACGGTGCAGAAGCACAAGATCGCCGGTGCTTCCCTGGCCATTAGCAAAGATGGTCGACTTGTATTCGCCAAGGGTTACGGCTGGGCCAATATCGCCGAGAAAACTCCGGTGGAACCGAGGACCCTTTTCAATGTGGCCAGTTGCACCAAGCCCTTTACCGGAGTAGCCATTCTCAAATTAGTGGAAGCGGGCAAATTGAAATTGGACGACAAGGCCTTTCGGATCGTCAAATCGATTAAACCACCGCCGGGCGTTAAAGTCGATCCCCGCTACTACGAGATTACCGTTCGCCAGTTGTTACATCATGCGTCGGGACTGCCCCGGGATGGCAAGCATAAGCGGGACGCCGCCGCGATTGCCGACTTCATCAGCGAAAATATGCGAGATCCCCTGGAGTTTGATCCGGGTACGAAATCCGTTTATTCCAACCTGGGATTCCTGTTACTTCGGGAAGTGGTCAAGGCGGCGGCCGGAGAGGACTACGAAAGTTACACCATCCAACATGTTCTGACCCCGGCGGGAATCAAGGATATGCGCTTGGATACCAAAGAGACCGGCTACTTTCCGAAAGAGGCGCATCGCTATGTCGGTTCGGAACGGAAAGAACTCCCCGGAGGAACCAAAAATCAAATCAAAGGAGACGGTTGTTGGATCGCCTCGCCGATCGACTTTGTCAAGTTCTTGACCGCCTTGGAAGGAACTCGGGGCAAACCGCTCCTTACCAAAGCGTCCTATCGGGAAATGCTGGCTCCGTTGCCTAGTCTCCCCTCCAAGGATAAACACAATGGACTGGGCTGGGATTCGGTGATCGCCGAGAAAGAGGGTAAGTACCTCTATGAAAAAAATGGCGGGATCGCCGGGATCGCTACCTATATGGAACACCTGCCCAGCAATGTGGATTATGCGGTATTCTTCAATACCAGCGCGGATAAAGAGGATTCGGAGAAGCCGGACGGGGCGAACGCTTGGAGAAAAGAACTCATCGAGGCGATTCGAAAACAGGAACACTGGCCCAAGATTGATCTTTTTGAGAAATTCTAA
- a CDS encoding ATP-binding protein, with protein sequence MATPPAPSDWPATSGSSPFFSSSLGHLTGGIAHNFNNYLTTILGNAELAAMVPQQDRQTQEYLGQIQVAAQQAADLCQKLLIYSGNSLYRSTPNSINALLESLRRPLEALMEGRATLLLMLGVDLPRIDCDPELFKQAVTQLVLNAVEAQDGPPSKILLLSGRRRFKRADLDSFIHGRTLPEEVYVTLEVIDTGRGISAAEIGRIFEPFYSTKLTGRGLGLSIVLGFMHRLGGAISVKSEPNQGSTFRLLFPAIPTSKA encoded by the coding sequence GTGGCTACCCCTCCCGCCCCCTCTGATTGGCCCGCGACTTCCGGGAGTTCGCCCTTTTTTAGCTCTTCGTTAGGCCACTTGACCGGCGGCATTGCCCACAATTTCAATAACTATCTGACGACCATCCTGGGAAATGCCGAACTCGCAGCGATGGTTCCGCAGCAAGACCGCCAGACCCAGGAGTACCTGGGACAAATTCAGGTGGCCGCCCAACAAGCGGCCGATCTCTGTCAGAAGCTGTTAATTTACTCGGGGAATAGTCTTTACCGCTCCACGCCCAATAGTATCAATGCGCTCCTGGAATCGCTGCGCCGCCCCCTGGAGGCTTTGATGGAGGGGCGGGCCACTCTGCTGTTGATGCTCGGCGTCGATCTCCCGCGGATCGACTGCGATCCCGAACTTTTCAAGCAGGCAGTCACCCAGTTGGTTCTCAATGCCGTGGAAGCGCAGGACGGTCCGCCATCCAAAATTCTGCTGCTGAGCGGTCGGAGACGATTCAAGCGGGCGGATTTGGATAGTTTTATCCATGGCCGAACGCTCCCGGAGGAGGTGTATGTGACCTTGGAGGTGATCGATACCGGGAGGGGCATTTCTGCGGCCGAGATCGGTCGAATTTTTGAGCCGTTCTATTCCACCAAATTGACCGGCCGGGGTCTGGGACTGAGTATCGTGCTGGGCTTCATGCACCGTTTGGGAGGGGCGATCTCGGTGAAAAGCGAACCAAATCAGGGAAGCACGTTTCGATTACTCTTTCCGGCTATCCCTACCTCGAAGGCCTGA
- a CDS encoding helix-turn-helix domain-containing protein, with the protein MVKRERIPGIQERFGTAVKFRREKLGLTQEDLAAAAGIHRTYLSDVERGSRNLSLVNIEKLAAALAWKISELFAYVERS; encoded by the coding sequence ATGGTGAAACGAGAACGCATCCCCGGGATTCAAGAACGATTTGGCACCGCGGTGAAATTCCGACGCGAGAAATTGGGACTCACGCAGGAAGATCTCGCCGCGGCCGCGGGCATCCACCGCACTTATTTGTCCGATGTGGAACGGGGCTCCCGCAATCTGAGTCTGGTGAATATCGAAAAGCTGGCCGCCGCTCTGGCTTGGAAGATCTCGGAACTTTTTGCCTACGTCGAACGAAGTTAA
- a CDS encoding DUF6444 domain-containing protein, producing the protein MESVSEEWLVRQTPEVQAVLRILLNRIAELEAKLGKDSSNSSKPPSTQHPHAKLSKQAQKKAKRKSGGQPGHPKHERSLVSAHECDGVIVCLPAECRRCGEPLNGTDPQPLRHQVWEIPEIKPSITEYQLHRLRCSCGKTTCGELPPGVPVGMAGPRLVALSALLMVCFRLSKRRCACFWNKSWVRRLRLPG; encoded by the coding sequence ATGGAGTCTGTCAGCGAAGAATGGCTTGTTCGCCAAACGCCGGAAGTTCAGGCTGTGCTGCGGATTCTTTTGAACCGCATCGCCGAACTGGAAGCGAAGCTCGGCAAGGATTCCAGCAACTCTTCGAAGCCGCCTTCAACGCAACATCCCCACGCCAAGCTTTCGAAGCAAGCCCAAAAGAAGGCCAAACGGAAGTCGGGCGGCCAACCGGGGCATCCCAAACACGAACGCTCTTTGGTTTCCGCACACGAGTGCGACGGCGTCATTGTTTGTTTACCGGCCGAATGCCGCCGTTGTGGCGAACCTTTGAACGGAACAGATCCCCAGCCTTTGCGTCATCAGGTCTGGGAGATTCCCGAAATCAAGCCTTCGATTACGGAATATCAACTCCATCGTCTGCGCTGTTCGTGCGGCAAGACCACCTGCGGAGAATTACCCCCAGGCGTGCCTGTCGGAATGGCCGGGCCTCGATTGGTTGCTTTGTCCGCTTTGTTGATGGTCTGCTTCCGGCTCTCCAAACGACGCTGCGCCTGTTTCTGGAACAAATCCTGGGTCAGGAGGCTTCGGCTTCCTGGATGA